From a single Toxoplasma gondii ME49 chromosome II, whole genome shotgun sequence genomic region:
- a CDS encoding CAAX metallo endopeptidase (encoded by transcript TGME49_221170~Predicted trans-membrane domain (TMHMM2.0):78-101:157-180:189-212:303-326:335-358), giving the protein MGLEALPHWFSNVPWLHVYLGFSVSVECFEQYLNARQLRRYDEAKPPEKLAHLVTEEEYAKTNAYNKDKMRFGIFSSLFQTSISLLSTACFLGPFLWRLAGNLVGKNSNEYSQSLADLALSAVIGECISTPFQLYADFVVEEKHGFNKKTLGIFVKDKLLSLGLTGLIGGPLACAAIWLIKWGGKSFYLWLWGFSVATTIALMFVYPNFIAPLFNKFEPLKDEELRGKICELAKKLDFPLTQLYEMDNSKRSGHSNAYFYGFWWSKRIVLYDTLLHLPHDQILAILGHEMGHWKRSHTTKMMAATFLQLFCTFYLFGLVMTSDALFDSFGYTDTRASVVGLKLFSNIFLPVNTLISLLMTMYSRKNEFEADAFACELGYSESLKQGLIAIHTENKACLDPDPWFSFWHYSHPPLLERLRAIEAIEEKQSKKN; this is encoded by the exons ATGGGGCTCGAGGCTCTTCCTCACTGGTTCTCGAATGTGCCTTGGCTGCATGTGTATCTgggcttctctgtctctgtcgagtgCTTCGAGCAGTACCTGAATGCGCGGCAACTGCGGCGCTACGACGAGGCGAAGCCTCCGGAAAAGCTGGCGCATCTGGTCACGGAAGAGGAGTATGCGAAGACCAACGCGTACAACAAGGACAAGATGCGCTTCGGcatcttttcttctctgttccagACCTCGATCTCGCTCCTCTCCACGGCATGCTTCCTCGGGCCTTTCCTGTGGCGGCTGGCGGGGAACCTGGTGGGGAAGAACAGCAACGAGTACTCCCAGTCGCTCGCCGATCTGGCTCTCAGCGCCGTGATCGGAGAGTGCATCTCCACGCCCTTCCAGCTGTACGCGGACTTTGTTGTCGAGGAGAAACATGGATTCAACAAGAAAACGCTCGGCATCTTCGTCAAAGATAAACTCCTCAGTCTCGGTCTCACGGGTCTCATCGGCGGTCcgcttgcatgcgccgccATCTGGCTCATCAAATGGGGTGGAAAATCTTTCTACCTCTGG CTCTGGGGCTTCTCTGTGGCCACAACAATTGCCCTGATGTTCGTTTACCCCAATTTCATTGCGCCGCTCTTCAACAAATTCGAGCCACTCAAGGACGAAGAACTCCGCGGAAAAATCTGCGAGTTG gcgaagaaactgGACTTCCCACTCACTCAACTGTATGAGATGGACAACTCGAAGCGGTCTGGCCATAGCAACGCGTATTTCTACGGTTTCTGGTGGTCGAAAAGAATCGTCCTCTACGATACGCTCCTCCACTTGCCTCACGACCAGATTCTCGCGATTCTTG GTCACGAGATGGGGCACTGGAAGAGAAGTCACACGACCAAGATGATGGCGGCGACTTTCCTTCAGCTCTTCTGCACTTTCTATCTCTTTGGCCTAGTGATGACCAGCGACGCGCTCTTCGACAGCTTTGGATACACAGACACCCGCGCTTCTGTCGTCGGTCTCAAGCTCTTCAGCAACATCTTTCTCCCC gTCAATACGTTGATTTCTCTGCTGATGACAATGTACTCCCGCAAAAACGAGTTCGAAGCGGACGCATTTGCTTGCGAACTGGGCTACAGCGAATCTCTCAAGCAAGGCCTTATCGCCATTcacacagaaaacaaagcCTGCCTGGACCCAGACCCCTG GTTCTCCTTTTGGCACTACAGCCACCCGCCGCTGCTGGAGCGTCTGCGGGCGATCGAAGCAATCGAAGAGAAACAATCGAAGAAGAATTAG
- a CDS encoding mrna cleavage factor family protein, putative (encoded by transcript TGME49_221190), translated as MEVLETDPEASALEEALPSPASPAPSGGSAPSLSVSAVPFPSPGPPEFPDEDSDVLADLENFDEPSLRSKRLPEVHAQASDAAAGVSAAQGETPEVGDPARLGSGTDGSHPSHAQTSLRREMRDADWAVYSAASYESQVDPALEGKWEFLSPGGGEQQGGRAAALLRKRLASYQRQGLRRTVAPVFFCHLREYVHLLLLFHRETRRYSLFTFKAKSWERPEVVLERKLARLFTKHRSEVDRNVNYTWVADQKSEGVAAEVGEFLGEWWRVEFDEEPQPFLPPHVTRPKERIRLYQVQLPPKCSFRLPPAFSLAALPLFDLLRPEIHGVALSGLPHVVSRFRFRLLSPSLDGFVSSANLRRPRGGQQEGDAEELSGEYLAELERMNTSQDGELSHIHGATEELPPELAALAEEEN; from the exons ATGGAAGTCTTGGAAACAGATCCGGAGGCTTCTGCCCTCGAGGAGGCGCTCCCCTCGCCAGCGTCGCCGGCGCCGTCGGGGGGAAgcgcgccttctctcagcgtctctgccgtcccctttccttctcctggGCCTCCCGAATTCCCCGACGAAGATTCTGACGTCCTCGCAGACCTCGAAAACTTCGACGAACCTTCTCTGCGCTCGAAACGTCTCCCCGAGGTGCACGCGCAAGCCTCCGACGCAGCCGcgggcgtctctgccgccCAGGGAGAGACCCCAGAGGTTGGAGATCCGGCGCGGCTCGGTTCCGGGACAGACGGCAGTCACCCGTCGCATGCGCAGACGAGTTTGCGGCGGGAGATGCGCGACGCAGACTGGGCTGTCTACTCTGCGGCCTCGTACGAGTCGCAGGTCGACCCTGCCCTGGAGGGGAAATGggagtttctgtctccgggAGGCGGAGAGCAACAAGGAGGCCGAGCGGCTGCGCTGCTGCGGAAGCGCCTGGCGAGTTACCAGCGCCAAGGTCTCAGACGTACTGTGGCTCCCGTATTCTTCTGTCACCTTCGGGAGTACGTCCAcctgctgctgctgttccaccgagagacgcgcagaTACTCGCTCTTCACTTTCAAGGCGAAGAGCTGGGAGCGGCCTGAAGTCgttctggagagaaaacttGCGCGCTTGTTCACCAAGCACCGGTCGGAGGTCGACCGAAACGTCAACTACACCTGGGTGGCTGACCAGAAAAGCGAAGGCGTTGCTGCGGAGGTCGGAGAGTTTCTCGGCGAGTGGTGGCGAGTCGAGTTCGACGAGGAGCCCCAGCCATTCCTCCCGCCTCACGTCACCCGACCCAAGGAACGCATTCGTCTCTACCAG GTTCAGCTTCCACCCAAGTGCTCCTTCCGCCTGCCGCCTGCGTTCTCGCTCGCGGCCCTGCCTCTCTTCGACCTTCTGCGGCCGGAGATCCACGGCGTTGCGTTGTCGGGTCTCCCTCACGTCGTCTCACGCTTCCGCTTccgcctgctgtctccgtcgctggatggtttcgtctcttctgcgaaCCTGCGCAGGCCGCGAGGAGGCcaacaggaaggagacgcggaggaaCTCTCCGGAGAGTATCTCGCGGAACTCGAGCGAATGAACACAAGTCAAGATGGAGAACTGTCACACATCCACGGCGCCACAGAGGAACTGCCTCCGGAACTGGCTGCactcgcagaagaagaaaactaG
- a CDS encoding acetyltransferase, GNAT family protein (encoded by transcript TGME49_221160), with translation MLLATASAVLRQEGPVGSATESEESLGRALRSFGFPGVREEEKKDVGLASVAAAFFSAVSCLTEQGRPSEAQHVAETDDTARESEKNEQKGGQKEKEKGVEAGENGERVGEGEGGGKEREGRERQDSRNVFEDSETHPAPQEGSVSATQRPRSRKSLESKREAFAFSEERAMDKGDCRTATREDEKNEREEKNEREEKNEREEKNEREEKNEREEKKEREEKKERRVAAERDFKGERGAKGGHVGEETEEPAEVHGECQVSSFPLCKDTVVVDDVTGRLHEPAMKKLLEDSDALSLRVFDQKCLEVTSKKKKWRLRILTDSRVAASRRCLGFIVYRVDVGLQALQVGKVAVLEECRGRGYGRKLVKGIIQVAKSNRSLTSINLSAYTSAVGFYTVLGFKRHDDIPLAEDGELSAPQVYMEMQLRKRACVAGQSRKRK, from the exons ATGTTGCTGGCCACTGCGAGCGCCGTGCTGCGGCAGGAGGGTCCCGTGGGCtccgcgacagagagcgaggagagccTCGGGAGAGCTCTTCGTTCCTTCGGCTTTCCAGGCgtccgagaagaagagaaaaaggatgTCGGCCTGGCGTCGGTcgctgccgccttcttctccgctgtctcctgtctcacGGAACAGGGCCGGCCGAGCGAGGCACAGCATGTCGCGGAGACGGATGACACAGctcgagaaagcgagaagaatgAGCAGAAAGGtggacagaaagagaaggaaaaaggcgtggaggcaggagagaacggagagcgcGTTGGAGAGGGGGAAGGCggaggcaaagagagagaaggacgcgagaggcAAGATTCAAGAAACGTCTTCGAGGACAGTGAGACCCACCCTGCTCCACAAGAAGGCTCGGTTTCGGCGACACAGCGCCCGAGATCGCGAAAGAGTCTGGAGTCGAAGCGAGAagctttcgccttctccgaaGAGCGAGCGATGGACAAAGGTGACTGCAGAACTGCCACtcgagaggacgagaagaacgagagagaagagaagaacgagagagaagagaagaacgagagagaagagaagaacgagagagaagagaagaacgagagagaagagaagaaagagagagaagagaagaaagagaggagagttgcggcagagagagactttaagggagagaggggagcgAAGGGAGGACATgttggagaagagacagaggagccTGCGGAGGTTCATGGAGAGTGTCaggtctcttcttttccactgTGTAAAGACACAGTTGTCGTGGACGACGTCACAGGGCGTTTGCATGAGCCGGCGATGAAGAAGCTCCTGGAAGACAGCGATGCTTTGTCTCTGCGGGTGTTTGACCAAAAATGCTTGGAAGTgacgtcgaagaagaagaaatggcGTCTTCGCATTTTGACGGACTCTCGGGTGGCTGCGTCGCGCCGCTGTCTCGGCTTCATTGTTTACCGGGTCGACGTCGGTCTCCAGGCGCTGCAGGTGGGCAAGGTCGCGGTTCTCGAAGAGTGCAGAGGTCGCGGCTACGGAAGGAAACTCGTCAAGGGGATCATTCAGGTCGCGAAGAGCAACCGCAGCTTGACCTCGATCAATCTCTCTGCCTACACTTCAG CGGTCGGCTTTTATACGGTGCTCGGCTTCAAGCGGCACGACGACATTCCTCTGGCGGAAGACGGGGAGCTGTCGGCGCCTCAGGTGTACATGGAGATGCAGCTGCGCaagcgtgcatgcgtcgctgggcagagcaggaagaggaaatgA
- a CDS encoding hypothetical protein (encoded by transcript TGME49_221180~Predicted trans-membrane domain (TMHMM2.0):546-569:581-604:613-633:637-655:659-682) translates to MAGSIHRASGVCRCIFFFLVASLAAPREGCAVRWRTAVQRDGDGALRRLAPAVVDPSKNRVSVLDHGAASLSRLPPSPAGAADSSYPVYAAGLYAVDASTMPATVARDILVRSVPEVQKLPSEPARASTLSSPAHIPSPSFSPDLVLHPPPAPFSRVTESMPGLSKPTSPSLLASVPSADPSVAAPQTVVAPAPSTLPASGVPLPQTEAPARSSATADSVPPQPIPNFTATPIQRFSAPLAPVAVPALQLPTGVPRLPLQADLQKAFAAQQPSSRDSQVAQRLSDLTGNTNFLTAATPPPAVATLSAQKLGSAAADLAVSTQTISGVPVASAPAVSATDPAVSTQTISGVPVASAPAVSATNPAVSTQTISGVPVASAPAVSATDPAVSTQTFSGVPVASAPAVSATGPAVSTASAQSGSPRVFEAPGAFSSRLSSGVSGAPLAGAAADGDSGAGTGSPGETSSKQDSGGVGTKVDARVAQQPVHLMESKGDSEKEEGKGRDAYWSSRVAPAIPLVSESVPAPAVAILAHAEEDTSSCIDRCDCVPIVLGGVASLVTCIIVVVLAAVLMSQVFSKGFFSSMFFRGGGFAILLSASVGLLGGGLTGGLVRGCWPGALYLGGGLMAFSVSVVLLGKRGAGVGAVGGLLAGASTAALIHPGALSVSLGCLVGFLLGIVVGFAPIFRELKMNSRYIRYGFESRQQSLNAQTAGAPESVRSDSFPGRQRLPFRMFSSPTKPASVRTAGSAGSESEPENRRADSLPSTRLSPRL, encoded by the exons ATGGCGGGCTCCATCCACCGGGCCTCCGGCGTCTGTCGATgcatttttttcttcctggTTGCGAGCCTCGCCGCGCCCCGAGAGGGCTGCGCCGTCCGCTGGCGGACTGCAGTGCAGCGCGACGGGGACGGAGCGTTGCGGCGACTCGCTCCCGCGGTCGTTGATCCTTCGAAAAACAGAGTTTCTGTTCTGGATCACggtgctgcttctctttccagaCTTCCCCCTTCACCTGCAGGCGCCGCCGACAGCTCTTACCCCGTTTACGCTGCTGGTCTCTACGCGGTTGACGCCAGCACTATGCCGGCGACAGTCGCGCGTGACATCCTCGTTCGAAGCGTTCCTGAGGTTCAGAAGCTTCCTTCAGAACCTGCCCGCGCGTCGACCCTCTCATCTCCCGCGCACATTCCTTCCccgtccttttctcccgaCCTCGTCCTCCACCCTCCACCTGCACCCTTCTCCCGCGTGACCGAATCGATGCCTGGCCTCAGCAAACCAACATCGCCTTCACTTCTTGCTTCTGTGCCTTCTGCAGATCCTTCTGTGGCTGCACCCCAAACTGTGGTAGCTCCCGCGCCTTCTACCTTGCCTGCTTCGGGTGTACCTCTACCCCAGACCGAGGCGCCCGCTCGCTCGTCGGCGACTGCAGACTCTGTGCCTCCGCAGCCGATCCCCAATTTCACGGCGACGCCTATCCAGCGCTTTTCTGCGCCGCTCGCGCCCGTTGCCGTCCCCGCTCTTCAACTGCCAACTGGAGTTCCACGCCTTCCCCTGCAAGCAGATTTACAGAAGGCCTTTGCAGCGCAACAACCAAGTTCCCGAGATTCGCAAGTCGCCCAACGTCTCTCTGATCTAACCGGAAACACAAACTTCCTCACAGCCGCTACTCCTCCTCCCGCTGTAGCGACACTCTCCGCCCAAAAGCTTGGTTCCGCCGCGGCAGATCTAGCTGTCTCGACACAAACCATTTCTGGAGTTCCAGTGGCCTCAGCTCCAGCCGTTTCCGCGACAGATCCGGCTGTGTCGACACAAACCATTTCTGGAGTTCCAGTGGCCTCAGCTCCAGCTGTTTCCGCGACAAATCCGGCTGTGTCGACACAAACCATTTCTGGAGTTCCAGTGGCCTCAGCTCCAGCTGTTTCCGCGACAGATCCAGCTGTGTCGACACAAACCTTTTCTGGAGTTCCAGTTGCCTCAGCTCCAGCTGTTTCCGCGACAGGTCCAGCTGTCTCGACAGCAAGTGCGCAGTCTGGTTCTCCACGAGTTTTCGAGGCTCCGGgggcgttttcttcgcgactTTCTTCTGGTGTCTCAGGAGCCCCGCTAGCGGGAGCGGCTGCGGACGGCGATTCGGGTGCAGGTACCGGGTCTCCGGGGGAGACGTCGAGCAAGCAGGATTCGGGAGGAGTGGGGACAAAGGTCGACGCAAGAGTCGCTCAGCAGCCTGTTCACCTGATGGAAAGCAAAGGCGACagtgaaaaggaagaagggaaaggGAGAGATGCGTATTGGTCGTCCAGAGTTGCGCCTGCGATTCCTCTCGTGTCGGAGTCGGTGCCTGCGCCAGCTGTGGCCATcttggcgcatgcagaagag gaTACTTCTTCGTGCATCGACCGATGCGACTGCGTCCCCATAGTCCTCGGAGGAGTCGCGAGTTTAGTCACGTGCATAATCGTCGTCGTCCTGGCCGCGGTGCTCATGTCTCAGGTCTTCTCCAAG ggcttcttctcctccatgTTCTTCCGAGGAGGCGGATTCGCCATTCTGCTCTCTGCCAGCGTTG GCCTGCTCGGCGGTGGGTTGACTGGAGGACTGGTGCGCGGCTGTTGGCCGGGCGCTCTATACCTTGGCGGCGGCCTGATGGCTTTTTCAGTTTCTGTCGTGCTGCTGGGGAAGCGAGGAGCAGGCGTAGGCGCAGTCGGTGGACTGCTCGCAGGAGCTTCGACGGCGGCTCTGATCCATCCCGGcgctctgtctgtttctc TCGGATGCCTGGTTGGTTTTCTGCTGGGAATCGTCGTCGGCTTCGCGCCCATATTCCGCGAACTAAAGATGAACAGCCGGTACATTCGATACGGCTTCGAAAGCAG GCAACAGTCGTTGAACGCGCAGACGGCGGGCGCCCCCGAATCGGTGCGCTCCGATAGTTTTCCAGGGCGACAGCGTTTACCTTTTCGAATGTTTTCCTCGCCAACGAAGCCTGCTTCTGTGAGAACTGCGGGATCGGCAGGCTCTGAAAGCGAACCGGAAAATCGACGCGCTGactctcttccttccaccAGACTCTCGCCGCGTCTCTAG
- a CDS encoding hypothetical protein (encoded by transcript TGME49_279100~Signal peptide predicted by SignalP 2.0 HMM (probability 0.996) with cleavage site probability 0.468 at residue 27~Predicted trans-membrane domain (TMHMM2.0):96-116) has protein sequence MWRIWRCRLSFLFATGCLLGALTAGLGSQMSDSVGRNVQAPAGVADASQEAGDVVEERTERTEQQVFALGPPRRHSSESLFPRNASVTARRRRNRRIALIATAVGVAVILAALYVLRRRRAQPPQEPEPPTRLRTPRPRAPSGQQQPSESEPPAGVPMTPGFLTLPFTCLRDTKVTFFGPSGRQHGFTALYDPSPNKRVATVDAGTNRLFIGGGGMNGEFANTIIEEARRNRIPLTATELSAESQEIQERLLRDAERRPGTLVEIDSGRFSRVFARSFAYVAIVPNTVWDESETGKNVGATFLHILKPEVTPHGNQMNDVMLYTVAPLGNASDSAYNLAYKATMLGIVGAVSEYNKTPWGEVKPVEAIRLPLLGAGHFRGRRGLHSIGRANAVAVEAAITRFDPRVELQFMYEPSDAALRGLMESERTYTFPQGD, from the exons ATGTGGCGCATCTGGAGATGCCGGCTGTCCTTTCTGTTTGCGACCGGCTGCCTGCTGGGCGCTCTGACCGCCGGTCTAGGCAGTCAGATGTCGGACTCGGTCGGTCGAAATGTGCAGGCGCCAGCTGGCGTTGCAGACGCTTCACAGGAAGCAGGGGACGTCGTCGAGGaacggacagagaggaccGAACAGCAAGTATTCGCCCTAGGTCCACCGCGTCGACACTCCTCGGAATCGCTTTTTCCACGGAACGCCTCAGTGACGGccaggaggaggcggaacAGACGCATCGCCCTCATAGCCACTGCAGTTGGCGTTGCCGTGATCTTGGCTGCGCTCTATGTATTAAGGCGGCGCCGGGCACAGCCACCACAGGAGCCGGAACCACCCACGCGACTCCGTACGCCGCGTCCCAGGGCTCCTTCCGGGCAACAGCAGCCTTCTGAGTCAGAGCCGCCCGCGGGAGTTCCGATGACGCCTGGTTTCCTTACACTTCCATTCACTTGCTTGCGTGACACGAAAGTAACGTTCTTTGGACCGTCGGGCCGCCAACATGGCTTCACCGCGCTCTACGATCCATCCCCCAATAAACGCGTTGCAACTGTGGACGCAGGGACAAACAGATTGTTCATTGGTGGGGGTGGAATGAACGGGGAGTTCGCAAATACCATCATCGAGGAGGCAAGACGAAACCGAATCCCACTGACTGCCACGGAGCTTTCAGCAGAGAGCCAAGAAATACAGGAACGCCTCCTTcgcgatgcagagagacgaccGGGGACACTGGTGGAGATAGACAGTGGGAGATTCTCCCGAGTGTTTGCCAGGTCCTTTGCCTACGTCGCGATTGTCCCCAATACAGTTTGGGATGAGTCCGAGACCGGTAAAAACGTAGGTGCAACCTTTCTGCACATTCTCAAGCCAGAAGTCACTCCGCATGGCAACCAGATGAACGACGTCATGCTCTACACCGTGGCGCCTTTGGGTAATGCATCCGACAGCGCGTATAATCTGGCTT ATAAGGCTACGATGCTGGGCATTGTGGGAGCAGTCTCCGAGTACAACAAAACGCCTTGGGGGGAAGTGAAACCAGTGGAGGCGATTCGACTTCCCCTGTTGGGAGCCGGGCACTTTAGGGGACGTCGCGGCCTCCATTCCATTGGGAGGGCGAACGCTGTAGCGGTCGAAGCGGCCATCACGCGGTTTGACCCGCGCGTCGAATTGCAGTTTATGTACGAGCCTAGCGACGCAGCCCTCCGTGGCTTGATGGAATCTGAAAGGACGTACACGTTTCCGCAAGGCGACTGA
- a CDS encoding hypothetical protein (encoded by transcript TGME49_220950) → MRNDDCIFGLVSVSYVVTTRVVGLAVRRWAQPPQEPEPPAPPSVEDPEVLPEEDEASSSLPPPPPPSPPPPPPPSPPPPPPVEVPLSPESQTVDLSCLSGTTVRFFGPSHHSGGFTPLYDPAPDKRVATVDAGANALFIGGGGLNGQFAKTLLEEAEKNGIRLTSVALSEHSQRIQQSLLRRAVKSPGKLVELDTGVASPVFARSFGFVPVVPGLMWKESKVGANVGVTFIHILKPEVTPYGNLNNNVMMYTVAPCGAAPDTTYSLAYKTTIAGVIGAAAAYNDTPAGQQYPVQGLRLPLLRGGIFRRNRSLESIGRANAEGTSLAITQYGPNFELQYMYDPSNAALHGLQEAESTYLASMLD, encoded by the exons ATGAGGAACGATGATTGTATCTTTGGCCTTGTTAGTGTTTCATATGTTGTCACGACTCGCGTTGTAGGGCTTGCTGT GCGGCGCTGGGCACAGCCACCACAGGAGCCGGAACCCCCTGCACCGCCTTCGGTGGAGGATCCTGAGGTGCTCcccgaggaagacgaggcttcgtcttcgcttccaccgccgcctccaccatcgccgcctccgccgcctccaccatcgccgcctccgccgccgcccGTCGAAGTTCCGTTGTCGCCGGAGTCCCAAACAGTTGACCTCTCGTGTTTGTCAGGCACGACAGTGAGATTCTTTGGGCCGTCACACCACTCCGGGGGCTTCACCCCGCTCTACGATCCAGCCCCCGACAAACGCGTTGCAACAGTGGACGCTGGGGCAAACGCCTTGTTCATCGGTGGAGGTGGACTGAACGGGCAGTTCGCGAAGACGCTCCttgaagaggcagaaaaaaacggcaTCCGGCTGACATCCGTAGCACTCTCCGAGCACAGCCAACGCATCCAGCAAAGCCTGCTTCGCCGTGCCGTGAAAAGCCCGGGGAAACTGGTGGAGTTAGACACCGGGGTCGCTTCTCCAGTGTTCGCAAGGTCGTTCGGCTTCGTTCCCGTTGTTCCCGGATTGATGTGGAAAGAGTCCAAAGTCGGGGCGAACGTTGGGGTAACCTTTATTCACATTCTAAAGCCGGAAGTTACTCCGTACGGCAACCTGAACAACAACGTCATGATGTACACCGTGGCCCCTTGTGGCGCTGCGCCGGACACGACGTATTCACTGGCTT ATAAGACAACGATTGCCGGCGTCATTGGAGCTGCTGCGGCGTACAACGACACTCCGGCTGGGCAGCAGTACCCAGTGCAAgggcttcgtcttcccttgTTAAGAGGCGGGATCTTCAGGAGAAACCGCAGCCTTGAGTCCATTGGCAGGGCCAACGCAGAGGGGACCTCTCTGGCCATCACGCAATATGGCCCCAATTTCGAATTACAGTACATGTACGACCCTAGCAACGCGGCTCTTCACGGCTTACAGGAGGCTGAAAGCACGTATCTGGCTAGCATGCTGGACTGA